Proteins co-encoded in one Scylla paramamosain isolate STU-SP2022 chromosome 43, ASM3559412v1, whole genome shotgun sequence genomic window:
- the LOC135093598 gene encoding solute carrier family 53 member 1-like isoform X3, which yields MKFAEHLAAHITPEWRKQYISYEEMKAMLYAAVEQAPSSEVTEEEMITRYYARFDEQFFRVCDKELAKINTFFSEKMAEATRKYTTLKSDLQASKDQHGDGLRNRKGFSFLPRLNVPARKMQDLKLAFSEFYLSLILLQNYQNLNFTGFRKILKKHDKLMTTSNGAKWREDNVDCSTFNTNKDIDKLIQEVEGTFTSELEQGDRQRAMKRLRVPPLGEAQSPWTTFKVGLFSGAFIVLVVSVILSGIFHWNNHNVEVVLRLFRGPLLIILFLFLIGINIYGWRSSGVNHVLIFEIDPRNHLTEQHLIEIAAIFGVIWALSVLGFLYAEALSIPSYTVPLALLCFMILFLVNPTRTFHHEARFWLLKKLGRVVCAPFVFVQFADFWLGDQLNTLVQVLKDFEYSLCFYTQGINWYIHNTVDDQVCIDKTQVVRNIVACLPAWWRFAQCLRRYRDTKEMFPHLVNAFKYATTFFVVTFSCLTQVYKGQYESNSSNPFFYMLVVSMLFSSCFVFWWDMVMDWGMFDKNSGEYKFLREELVYSSPYYYYFGIVEDFILRFIWTCSLTLTELRVANGEILISILAPLEVFRRFIWNFFRLENEHINNCGKFRAVRDISIIPMDASDQAQIVKMMDEIDGVVNRKKKKAGGKQRTTQDTQPPQRGNTHDVLPVLRDNTAVLRLLVPASQH from the exons ATGAAGTTCGCGGAGCACTTAGCGGCTCACATCACGCCGGAATGGAGGAAGCAGTACATCAGCTACGAGGAGATGAAG GCGATGCTCTATGCTGCTGTGGAGCAAGCACCATCATCGGAGGtgacagaggaggagatgatCACCAGGTACTACGCCAGGTTTGATGAGCAATTCTTCCGGGTGTGTGACAAGGAGCTGGCCAAGATCAACACCTTCTTCTCAG agaagatggCTGAAGCTACAAGGAAGTACACCACCCTCAAGTCAGACCTACAAGCATCCAAAGACCAGCATGGGGATGGCCTGCGCAACAGAAAGGGCTTCTCCTTCCTGCCCAGGCTGAACGTCCCCGCCAGGAAGATGCAGGACCTCAAGCTGGCCTTCTCAGAATTCTACCTCAGCCTCATCCTCCTTCAGAACTACCAGAACCTTAATTTCACAGGCTTTAGGAAAATATTGAAGAAGCATGACAAG CTAATGACAACCAGTAATGGAGCCAAGTGGCGGGAGGACAATGTTGACTGCTCAACCTTCAACACCAATAAGGACATTGACAAGCTTATTCAGGAG GTTGAGGGCACCTTCACCTCAGAGTTGGAGCAGGGTGACCGTCAAAGGGCCATGAAGAGGCTGCGTGTGCCGCCCCTGGGCGAGGCACAGAGCCCCTGGACCACATTCAAGGTCGGCCTCTTCTCCGGAGCCTTCATTGTGCTGGTGGTGTCTGTCATTCTGTCAG GCATCTTCCACTGGAACAATCATAATGTGGAGGTGGTGCTGAGGTTGTTCAGGGGAccactcctcatcatcctcttcctcttccttatcggCATCAACATCTACGGGTGGAGGTCATCCGGGGTGAACCACGTCCTCATCTTCGAGATCGACCCGAGGAACCATCTCACCGAGCAGCACCTCATTGAGATTGCTGCCATCTTTG GAGTGATTTGGGCCCTGAGTGTGTTGGGGTTCCTGTACGCCGAGGCACTGTCCATCCCATCCTATACGGTGCCCCTCGCCCTGCTGTGCTTCATGATACTCTTCCTAGTCAATCCCACCCGGACCTTCCACCATGAGGCACGCTTCTGGCTACTCAAGAAGTTG ggACGTGTGGTTTGTGCCCCTTTCGTGTTTGTGCAGTTTGCTGATTTCTGGCTGGGCGACCAACTTAACACTCTGGTGCAAGTGCTGAAAGACTTTGAGTACTCGCTGTGCTTCTACACGCAGGGCATCAACTGGTACATACACAACACAG TTGATGACCAGGTGTGCATTGACAAGACACAGGTGGTGAGGAACATTGTGGCGTGTCTGCCGGCATGGTGGAGGTTCGCCCAGTGTCTGAGGCGTTACCGAGACACCAAAGAAATGTTCCCGCACTTGGTGAACGCCTTCAAGTATGCCACAACCTTCTTCGTAGTGACCTTTTCCTGCCTCACCCAAGTGTACAAAG GGCAGTAtgagagcaacagcagcaatccCTTCTTCTACATGCTGGTGGTGTCCATGCTGTTCAGTTCATGCTTTGTGTTCTGGTGGGACATGGTGATGGACTGGGGCATGTTTGACAAGAACAGCGGAGAGTACAAATTCCTGAGGGAAGAGCTCGTCTATTCCTCTCCA tactattactactttggCATTGTGGAGGACTTCATTCTCCGCTTCATCTGGACCtgctccctcaccctcacagaGCTCAGGGTGGCAAATGGAGAGATTCTCATCTCCATCCTCGCACCACTGGAAGTGTtcag ACGGTTCATCTGGAACTTCTTCCGTCTGGAGAACGAACACATCAACAACTGTGGTAAATTCAGAGCTGTGAGGGACATTTCCATCATACCCATGGATGCCTCTGACCAGGCACAG ATTGTCAAGATGATGGACGAAATTGACGGCGTCGTGAAccgcaagaagaagaaggctggTGGGAAGCAAC gTACAACACAGGACACACAGCCGCCACAAAGAGGGAACACCCATGATGTGCTGCCTGTGTTGAGGGACAACACTGCAGTGCTGAGGCTGTTAGTGCCAGCCTCACAACACTGA
- the LOC135093598 gene encoding solute carrier family 53 member 1-like isoform X1, whose protein sequence is MKFAEHLAAHITPEWRKQYISYEEMKAMLYAAVEQAPSSEVTEEEMITRYYARFDEQFFRVCDKELAKINTFFSEKMAEATRKYTTLKSDLQASKDQHGDGLRNRKGFSFLPRLNVPARKMQDLKLAFSEFYLSLILLQNYQNLNFTGFRKILKKHDKLMTTSNGAKWREDNVDCSTFNTNKDIDKLIQEVEGTFTSELEQGDRQRAMKRLRVPPLGEAQSPWTTFKVGLFSGAFIVLVVSVILSGIFHWNNHNVEVVLRLFRGPLLIILFLFLIGINIYGWRSSGVNHVLIFEIDPRNHLTEQHLIEIAAIFGVIWALSVLGFLYAEALSIPSYTVPLALLCFMILFLVNPTRTFHHEARFWLLKKLGRVVCAPFVFVQFADFWLGDQLNTLVQVLKDFEYSLCFYTQGINWYIHNTVDDQVCIDKTQVVRNIVACLPAWWRFAQCLRRYRDTKEMFPHLVNAFKYATTFFVVTFSCLTQVYKGQYESNSSNPFFYMLVVSMLFSSCFVFWWDMVMDWGMFDKNSGEYKFLREELVYSSPYYYYFGIVEDFILRFIWTCSLTLTELRVANGEILISILAPLEVFRRFIWNFFRLENEHINNCGKFRAVRDISIIPMDASDQAQIVKMMDEIDGVVNRKKKKAGGKQRKGIESKPLLPDGGGGGGTTQDTQPPQRGNTHDVLPVLRDNTAVLRLLVPASQH, encoded by the exons ATGAAGTTCGCGGAGCACTTAGCGGCTCACATCACGCCGGAATGGAGGAAGCAGTACATCAGCTACGAGGAGATGAAG GCGATGCTCTATGCTGCTGTGGAGCAAGCACCATCATCGGAGGtgacagaggaggagatgatCACCAGGTACTACGCCAGGTTTGATGAGCAATTCTTCCGGGTGTGTGACAAGGAGCTGGCCAAGATCAACACCTTCTTCTCAG agaagatggCTGAAGCTACAAGGAAGTACACCACCCTCAAGTCAGACCTACAAGCATCCAAAGACCAGCATGGGGATGGCCTGCGCAACAGAAAGGGCTTCTCCTTCCTGCCCAGGCTGAACGTCCCCGCCAGGAAGATGCAGGACCTCAAGCTGGCCTTCTCAGAATTCTACCTCAGCCTCATCCTCCTTCAGAACTACCAGAACCTTAATTTCACAGGCTTTAGGAAAATATTGAAGAAGCATGACAAG CTAATGACAACCAGTAATGGAGCCAAGTGGCGGGAGGACAATGTTGACTGCTCAACCTTCAACACCAATAAGGACATTGACAAGCTTATTCAGGAG GTTGAGGGCACCTTCACCTCAGAGTTGGAGCAGGGTGACCGTCAAAGGGCCATGAAGAGGCTGCGTGTGCCGCCCCTGGGCGAGGCACAGAGCCCCTGGACCACATTCAAGGTCGGCCTCTTCTCCGGAGCCTTCATTGTGCTGGTGGTGTCTGTCATTCTGTCAG GCATCTTCCACTGGAACAATCATAATGTGGAGGTGGTGCTGAGGTTGTTCAGGGGAccactcctcatcatcctcttcctcttccttatcggCATCAACATCTACGGGTGGAGGTCATCCGGGGTGAACCACGTCCTCATCTTCGAGATCGACCCGAGGAACCATCTCACCGAGCAGCACCTCATTGAGATTGCTGCCATCTTTG GAGTGATTTGGGCCCTGAGTGTGTTGGGGTTCCTGTACGCCGAGGCACTGTCCATCCCATCCTATACGGTGCCCCTCGCCCTGCTGTGCTTCATGATACTCTTCCTAGTCAATCCCACCCGGACCTTCCACCATGAGGCACGCTTCTGGCTACTCAAGAAGTTG ggACGTGTGGTTTGTGCCCCTTTCGTGTTTGTGCAGTTTGCTGATTTCTGGCTGGGCGACCAACTTAACACTCTGGTGCAAGTGCTGAAAGACTTTGAGTACTCGCTGTGCTTCTACACGCAGGGCATCAACTGGTACATACACAACACAG TTGATGACCAGGTGTGCATTGACAAGACACAGGTGGTGAGGAACATTGTGGCGTGTCTGCCGGCATGGTGGAGGTTCGCCCAGTGTCTGAGGCGTTACCGAGACACCAAAGAAATGTTCCCGCACTTGGTGAACGCCTTCAAGTATGCCACAACCTTCTTCGTAGTGACCTTTTCCTGCCTCACCCAAGTGTACAAAG GGCAGTAtgagagcaacagcagcaatccCTTCTTCTACATGCTGGTGGTGTCCATGCTGTTCAGTTCATGCTTTGTGTTCTGGTGGGACATGGTGATGGACTGGGGCATGTTTGACAAGAACAGCGGAGAGTACAAATTCCTGAGGGAAGAGCTCGTCTATTCCTCTCCA tactattactactttggCATTGTGGAGGACTTCATTCTCCGCTTCATCTGGACCtgctccctcaccctcacagaGCTCAGGGTGGCAAATGGAGAGATTCTCATCTCCATCCTCGCACCACTGGAAGTGTtcag ACGGTTCATCTGGAACTTCTTCCGTCTGGAGAACGAACACATCAACAACTGTGGTAAATTCAGAGCTGTGAGGGACATTTCCATCATACCCATGGATGCCTCTGACCAGGCACAG ATTGTCAAGATGATGGACGAAATTGACGGCGTCGTGAAccgcaagaagaagaaggctggTGGGAAGCAACGTAAGGGAATTGAGTCTAAACCTCTTCTTccggatggtggtggtggtggag gTACAACACAGGACACACAGCCGCCACAAAGAGGGAACACCCATGATGTGCTGCCTGTGTTGAGGGACAACACTGCAGTGCTGAGGCTGTTAGTGCCAGCCTCACAACACTGA
- the LOC135093598 gene encoding solute carrier family 53 member 1-like isoform X2, which yields MKFAEHLAAHITPEWRKQYISYEEMKAMLYAAVEQAPSSEVTEEEMITRYYARFDEQFFRVCDKELAKINTFFSEKMAEATRKYTTLKSDLQASKDQHGDGLRNRKGFSFLPRLNVPARKMQDLKLAFSEFYLSLILLQNYQNLNFTGFRKILKKHDKLMTTSNGAKWREDNVDCSTFNTNKDIDKLIQEVEGTFTSELEQGDRQRAMKRLRVPPLGEAQSPWTTFKVGLFSGAFIVLVVSVILSGIFHWNNHNVEVVLRLFRGPLLIILFLFLIGINIYGWRSSGVNHVLIFEIDPRNHLTEQHLIEIAAIFGVIWALSVLGFLYAEALSIPSYTVPLALLCFMILFLVNPTRTFHHEARFWLLKKLGRVVCAPFVFVQFADFWLGDQLNTLVQVLKDFEYSLCFYTQGINWYIHNTVDDQVCIDKTQVVRNIVACLPAWWRFAQCLRRYRDTKEMFPHLVNAFKYATTFFVVTFSCLTQVYKGQYESNSSNPFFYMLVVSMLFSSCFVFWWDMVMDWGMFDKNSGEYKFLREELVYSSPYYYYFGIVEDFILRFIWTCSLTLTELRVANGEILISILAPLEVFRRFIWNFFRLENEHINNCGKFRAVRDISIIPMDASDQAQIVKMMDEIDGVVNRKKKKAGGKQRKGIESKPLLPDGGGGGDGGGGGGGISTTLPYPLKEEEGSPAETQHAR from the exons ATGAAGTTCGCGGAGCACTTAGCGGCTCACATCACGCCGGAATGGAGGAAGCAGTACATCAGCTACGAGGAGATGAAG GCGATGCTCTATGCTGCTGTGGAGCAAGCACCATCATCGGAGGtgacagaggaggagatgatCACCAGGTACTACGCCAGGTTTGATGAGCAATTCTTCCGGGTGTGTGACAAGGAGCTGGCCAAGATCAACACCTTCTTCTCAG agaagatggCTGAAGCTACAAGGAAGTACACCACCCTCAAGTCAGACCTACAAGCATCCAAAGACCAGCATGGGGATGGCCTGCGCAACAGAAAGGGCTTCTCCTTCCTGCCCAGGCTGAACGTCCCCGCCAGGAAGATGCAGGACCTCAAGCTGGCCTTCTCAGAATTCTACCTCAGCCTCATCCTCCTTCAGAACTACCAGAACCTTAATTTCACAGGCTTTAGGAAAATATTGAAGAAGCATGACAAG CTAATGACAACCAGTAATGGAGCCAAGTGGCGGGAGGACAATGTTGACTGCTCAACCTTCAACACCAATAAGGACATTGACAAGCTTATTCAGGAG GTTGAGGGCACCTTCACCTCAGAGTTGGAGCAGGGTGACCGTCAAAGGGCCATGAAGAGGCTGCGTGTGCCGCCCCTGGGCGAGGCACAGAGCCCCTGGACCACATTCAAGGTCGGCCTCTTCTCCGGAGCCTTCATTGTGCTGGTGGTGTCTGTCATTCTGTCAG GCATCTTCCACTGGAACAATCATAATGTGGAGGTGGTGCTGAGGTTGTTCAGGGGAccactcctcatcatcctcttcctcttccttatcggCATCAACATCTACGGGTGGAGGTCATCCGGGGTGAACCACGTCCTCATCTTCGAGATCGACCCGAGGAACCATCTCACCGAGCAGCACCTCATTGAGATTGCTGCCATCTTTG GAGTGATTTGGGCCCTGAGTGTGTTGGGGTTCCTGTACGCCGAGGCACTGTCCATCCCATCCTATACGGTGCCCCTCGCCCTGCTGTGCTTCATGATACTCTTCCTAGTCAATCCCACCCGGACCTTCCACCATGAGGCACGCTTCTGGCTACTCAAGAAGTTG ggACGTGTGGTTTGTGCCCCTTTCGTGTTTGTGCAGTTTGCTGATTTCTGGCTGGGCGACCAACTTAACACTCTGGTGCAAGTGCTGAAAGACTTTGAGTACTCGCTGTGCTTCTACACGCAGGGCATCAACTGGTACATACACAACACAG TTGATGACCAGGTGTGCATTGACAAGACACAGGTGGTGAGGAACATTGTGGCGTGTCTGCCGGCATGGTGGAGGTTCGCCCAGTGTCTGAGGCGTTACCGAGACACCAAAGAAATGTTCCCGCACTTGGTGAACGCCTTCAAGTATGCCACAACCTTCTTCGTAGTGACCTTTTCCTGCCTCACCCAAGTGTACAAAG GGCAGTAtgagagcaacagcagcaatccCTTCTTCTACATGCTGGTGGTGTCCATGCTGTTCAGTTCATGCTTTGTGTTCTGGTGGGACATGGTGATGGACTGGGGCATGTTTGACAAGAACAGCGGAGAGTACAAATTCCTGAGGGAAGAGCTCGTCTATTCCTCTCCA tactattactactttggCATTGTGGAGGACTTCATTCTCCGCTTCATCTGGACCtgctccctcaccctcacagaGCTCAGGGTGGCAAATGGAGAGATTCTCATCTCCATCCTCGCACCACTGGAAGTGTtcag ACGGTTCATCTGGAACTTCTTCCGTCTGGAGAACGAACACATCAACAACTGTGGTAAATTCAGAGCTGTGAGGGACATTTCCATCATACCCATGGATGCCTCTGACCAGGCACAG ATTGTCAAGATGATGGACGAAATTGACGGCGTCGTGAAccgcaagaagaagaaggctggTGGGAAGCAACGTAAGGGAATTGAGTCTAAACCTCTTCTTccggatggtggtggtggtggag
- the LOC135093598 gene encoding solute carrier family 53 member 1-like isoform X4, whose protein sequence is MKFAEHLAAHITPEWRKQYISYEEMKAMLYAAVEQAPSSEVTEEEMITRYYARFDEQFFRVCDKELAKINTFFSEKMAEATRKYTTLKSDLQASKDQHGDGLRNRKGFSFLPRLNVPARKMQDLKLAFSEFYLSLILLQNYQNLNFTGFRKILKKHDKLMTTSNGAKWREDNVDCSTFNTNKDIDKLIQEVEGTFTSELEQGDRQRAMKRLRVPPLGEAQSPWTTFKVGLFSGAFIVLVVSVILSGIFHWNNHNVEVVLRLFRGPLLIILFLFLIGINIYGWRSSGVNHVLIFEIDPRNHLTEQHLIEIAAIFGVIWALSVLGFLYAEALSIPSYTVPLALLCFMILFLVNPTRTFHHEARFWLLKKLGRVVCAPFVFVQFADFWLGDQLNTLVQVLKDFEYSLCFYTQGINWYIHNTVDDQVCIDKTQVVRNIVACLPAWWRFAQCLRRYRDTKEMFPHLVNAFKYATTFFVVTFSCLTQVYKGQYESNSSNPFFYMLVVSMLFSSCFVFWWDMVMDWGMFDKNSGEYKFLREELVYSSPYYYYFGIVEDFILRFIWTCSLTLTELRVANGEILISILAPLEVFRRFIWNFFRLENEHINNCGKFRAVRDISIIPMDASDQAQIVKMMDEIDGVVNRKKKKAGGKQHGGGGGGGISTTLPYPLKEEEGSPAETQHAR, encoded by the exons ATGAAGTTCGCGGAGCACTTAGCGGCTCACATCACGCCGGAATGGAGGAAGCAGTACATCAGCTACGAGGAGATGAAG GCGATGCTCTATGCTGCTGTGGAGCAAGCACCATCATCGGAGGtgacagaggaggagatgatCACCAGGTACTACGCCAGGTTTGATGAGCAATTCTTCCGGGTGTGTGACAAGGAGCTGGCCAAGATCAACACCTTCTTCTCAG agaagatggCTGAAGCTACAAGGAAGTACACCACCCTCAAGTCAGACCTACAAGCATCCAAAGACCAGCATGGGGATGGCCTGCGCAACAGAAAGGGCTTCTCCTTCCTGCCCAGGCTGAACGTCCCCGCCAGGAAGATGCAGGACCTCAAGCTGGCCTTCTCAGAATTCTACCTCAGCCTCATCCTCCTTCAGAACTACCAGAACCTTAATTTCACAGGCTTTAGGAAAATATTGAAGAAGCATGACAAG CTAATGACAACCAGTAATGGAGCCAAGTGGCGGGAGGACAATGTTGACTGCTCAACCTTCAACACCAATAAGGACATTGACAAGCTTATTCAGGAG GTTGAGGGCACCTTCACCTCAGAGTTGGAGCAGGGTGACCGTCAAAGGGCCATGAAGAGGCTGCGTGTGCCGCCCCTGGGCGAGGCACAGAGCCCCTGGACCACATTCAAGGTCGGCCTCTTCTCCGGAGCCTTCATTGTGCTGGTGGTGTCTGTCATTCTGTCAG GCATCTTCCACTGGAACAATCATAATGTGGAGGTGGTGCTGAGGTTGTTCAGGGGAccactcctcatcatcctcttcctcttccttatcggCATCAACATCTACGGGTGGAGGTCATCCGGGGTGAACCACGTCCTCATCTTCGAGATCGACCCGAGGAACCATCTCACCGAGCAGCACCTCATTGAGATTGCTGCCATCTTTG GAGTGATTTGGGCCCTGAGTGTGTTGGGGTTCCTGTACGCCGAGGCACTGTCCATCCCATCCTATACGGTGCCCCTCGCCCTGCTGTGCTTCATGATACTCTTCCTAGTCAATCCCACCCGGACCTTCCACCATGAGGCACGCTTCTGGCTACTCAAGAAGTTG ggACGTGTGGTTTGTGCCCCTTTCGTGTTTGTGCAGTTTGCTGATTTCTGGCTGGGCGACCAACTTAACACTCTGGTGCAAGTGCTGAAAGACTTTGAGTACTCGCTGTGCTTCTACACGCAGGGCATCAACTGGTACATACACAACACAG TTGATGACCAGGTGTGCATTGACAAGACACAGGTGGTGAGGAACATTGTGGCGTGTCTGCCGGCATGGTGGAGGTTCGCCCAGTGTCTGAGGCGTTACCGAGACACCAAAGAAATGTTCCCGCACTTGGTGAACGCCTTCAAGTATGCCACAACCTTCTTCGTAGTGACCTTTTCCTGCCTCACCCAAGTGTACAAAG GGCAGTAtgagagcaacagcagcaatccCTTCTTCTACATGCTGGTGGTGTCCATGCTGTTCAGTTCATGCTTTGTGTTCTGGTGGGACATGGTGATGGACTGGGGCATGTTTGACAAGAACAGCGGAGAGTACAAATTCCTGAGGGAAGAGCTCGTCTATTCCTCTCCA tactattactactttggCATTGTGGAGGACTTCATTCTCCGCTTCATCTGGACCtgctccctcaccctcacagaGCTCAGGGTGGCAAATGGAGAGATTCTCATCTCCATCCTCGCACCACTGGAAGTGTtcag ACGGTTCATCTGGAACTTCTTCCGTCTGGAGAACGAACACATCAACAACTGTGGTAAATTCAGAGCTGTGAGGGACATTTCCATCATACCCATGGATGCCTCTGACCAGGCACAG ATTGTCAAGATGATGGACGAAATTGACGGCGTCGTGAAccgcaagaagaagaaggctggTGGGAAGCAAC